A region from the Agarivorans sp. Alg241-V36 genome encodes:
- the rhlB gene encoding ATP-dependent RNA helicase RhlB: protein MSKTHLTELRFAELGLQDKVLTALEQHGYHNCTPIQAQSLPILTKGKDIAGQAQTGTGKTLAFLVATFNHLLTTAVPETRQQNQPRAIILAPTRELAIQIHNDARLLAKATGLKLGLVYGGEGYASQRATLDEGVDILIGTTGRMIDYFKQGAFSLNAVQAMVLDEADRMFDLGFIKDIRYLMRRMPEPKARLNMLFSATLSFKVKELAFEHMNDPEHVIVEPEQMTGARIQEELFYPSNDDKMALLQTLIEEEWPERAIIFANTKHRCEDIWGHLSADKHRVGLLTGDIPQRKRVQILEQFTEGKLDVLVATDVAARGLHIPSVTHVFNYDLPDDAEDYVHRIGRTGRAGASGHAISLACEEYVFNLPAIEEYIKHPVPVSQYDTEALLRDLPKATRVHRAKGNNSRGGNRNNSRGNSGHSNQRRQRH, encoded by the coding sequence ATGAGCAAAACACATTTAACAGAACTCCGATTTGCCGAGTTAGGACTGCAAGATAAGGTATTAACCGCCTTAGAGCAGCACGGCTATCACAATTGCACCCCTATCCAAGCGCAAAGCCTACCCATCTTAACCAAAGGTAAAGATATTGCAGGCCAAGCTCAGACAGGTACGGGAAAAACTCTAGCCTTTTTAGTGGCTACGTTTAATCACTTGCTAACCACAGCAGTGCCTGAAACGCGCCAACAAAATCAACCGCGTGCGATAATTCTCGCACCAACCCGCGAATTAGCCATTCAAATTCATAACGATGCACGTTTGCTTGCTAAAGCAACCGGCCTCAAGTTGGGTTTAGTTTATGGCGGTGAAGGGTATGCCAGTCAACGCGCCACATTAGATGAAGGTGTAGACATTCTTATCGGTACCACCGGGCGAATGATCGATTACTTCAAGCAAGGTGCATTTAGCCTAAACGCCGTGCAAGCGATGGTATTGGACGAAGCTGACCGCATGTTCGACCTTGGCTTCATTAAAGACATTCGCTATTTAATGCGTCGCATGCCAGAGCCAAAAGCGCGCTTAAACATGCTGTTCTCTGCCACGCTATCTTTCAAAGTGAAAGAATTGGCCTTTGAGCACATGAACGACCCAGAACACGTTATTGTAGAGCCCGAACAAATGACCGGCGCTCGCATTCAAGAAGAACTATTTTACCCGTCGAATGACGACAAAATGGCCTTGTTGCAAACCCTAATAGAAGAAGAGTGGCCAGAACGCGCCATTATTTTTGCTAATACCAAGCACCGTTGTGAAGATATTTGGGGACACTTAAGTGCCGACAAACATCGCGTTGGTTTGCTAACCGGTGATATTCCACAGCGCAAACGGGTGCAAATACTTGAACAGTTTACCGAGGGTAAACTTGACGTATTAGTGGCTACCGATGTTGCAGCACGTGGCTTGCACATTCCTTCGGTAACCCATGTTTTCAACTATGACCTACCAGACGACGCTGAAGATTATGTTCACCGTATTGGTCGAACAGGTCGTGCCGGCGCCAGTGGCCACGCCATTAGTCTTGCCTGTGAAGAATACGTATTTAACCTACCCGCCATTGAAGAGTACATTAAGCACCCAGTGCCGGTAAGCCAATATGATACCGAAGCGCTACTGCGTGATTTACCTAAGGCAACCCGAGTACATCGCGCCAAAGGTAATAACAGCCGTGGTGGGAACCGCAACAATAGTCGTGGTAATAGCGGTCATTCTAATCAGCGACGTCAGCGTCACTAA
- the rho gene encoding transcription termination factor Rho, whose amino-acid sequence MNLTELKNTPVHELITLGESMGLENLARLRKQDIIFSILKAHAKSGEAIFGHGVLEILQDGFGFLRSADSSYLAGPDDIYVSPSQIRRFNLRTGDTVEGKIRPPKEGERYFALLKIGQVNHDKPENSRNKILFENLTPLHANDRLRMERGNGATEDITARVLDLASPIGKGQRGLIVAPPKAGKTMLLQNIAQNVAFNHPECELIVLLIDERPEEVTEMQRLVRGEVIASTFDEPASRHVQVAEMVIEKAKRLVEHKKDVIILLDSITRLARAYNTVIPSSGKVLTGGVDANALHRPKRFFGAARNVEEGGSLTIIATALVDTGSKMDEVIYEEFKGTGNMELHLSRKIAEKRVYPAIDINRSGTRREELLTSAEELQKMWILRKIVHPMDETGAMEFLIDKLAMTKTNDEFFNAMKAQKK is encoded by the coding sequence ATGAATTTAACTGAGCTAAAAAATACCCCCGTCCATGAACTGATTACGTTAGGCGAGTCCATGGGTTTAGAAAACCTAGCCCGTTTACGTAAGCAAGACATTATCTTCTCGATCTTAAAAGCTCACGCAAAAAGCGGCGAAGCGATTTTTGGTCATGGTGTGCTGGAGATTTTGCAAGATGGCTTCGGCTTTTTACGTAGCGCCGACAGCTCTTACTTAGCTGGTCCTGACGATATTTATGTTTCGCCAAGTCAAATCCGTCGATTTAACTTGCGTACCGGTGACACGGTAGAAGGCAAGATTCGTCCACCTAAAGAAGGTGAACGTTACTTTGCATTGTTGAAAATTGGCCAAGTTAACCACGACAAGCCAGAAAACTCGCGTAACAAAATCTTATTCGAAAACTTAACACCGCTGCATGCCAACGACCGTTTGCGCATGGAGCGTGGTAATGGTGCAACCGAAGACATCACTGCACGTGTATTGGATTTAGCCTCACCTATCGGTAAAGGCCAACGTGGTTTGATTGTTGCTCCGCCAAAAGCGGGTAAAACCATGTTGCTGCAAAACATTGCACAAAACGTAGCGTTTAACCATCCAGAGTGTGAATTGATTGTTTTACTTATCGATGAGCGCCCAGAAGAAGTGACCGAGATGCAACGTTTGGTTCGTGGTGAAGTAATCGCTTCTACCTTTGATGAGCCAGCTAGCCGTCACGTTCAAGTAGCTGAAATGGTAATTGAAAAAGCTAAGCGCTTAGTAGAGCACAAAAAAGATGTGATCATCTTGCTTGACTCAATTACTCGTTTAGCACGTGCCTACAACACGGTAATTCCTTCATCTGGTAAGGTATTAACCGGTGGTGTAGACGCCAATGCATTGCATCGCCCTAAGCGTTTCTTTGGGGCGGCACGTAACGTTGAAGAAGGTGGCAGCTTAACTATTATTGCTACCGCTCTAGTAGATACCGGTTCGAAAATGGACGAAGTAATTTACGAAGAGTTTAAAGGTACCGGTAACATGGAACTGCACTTAAGCCGTAAAATTGCAGAAAAGCGTGTTTACCCTGCCATCGACATTAACCGTTCAGGTACTCGTCGTGAAGAGTTACTTACCAGTGCAGAAGAACTACAGAAAATGTGGATCTTACGCAAGATTGTTCATCCAATGGACGAGACTGGCGCAATGGAATTCTTAATTGATAAATTGGCAATGACCAAAACCAATGACGAATTCTTTAACGCGATGAAAGCACAGAAGAAATAA
- the ubiD gene encoding 4-hydroxy-3-polyprenylbenzoate decarboxylase gives MKYKDLRDFIDLLEQRGELKRISVEVSTELEMTEICDRTLKAGGPALLFENVKGHSMPVLGNLFGTPERVALGMGQESVSALREVGTWLSYLKEPEPPKGLKELWEKLPIFKQVLNMPTKKLRSAPCQEVVWSGDEVDLDKLPIQHCWPGDVAPLVTWGLTITRGPYKKRQNLGIYRQQKLAKNKLIMRWLSHRGGAIDFREFQELNPGKPYPVSVALGADPATILGAVTPVPDTLSEYAFAGLLRGGRTETVNCISNDLEVPASAEIVLEGYLEPNETAPEGPYGDHTGYYNEVDEFPVFTITHITMRKDPIYHSTYTGRPPDEPAVLGVALNEVFVPILQKQFPEIVDFYLPPEGCSYRMAVVTIKKQYPGHAKRVMLGVWSFLRQFMYTKFVIVCDDDINARSWQDVIWAITTRMDPSRDTTLIDHTPIDYLDFASPVSGLGSKMGMDATNKWPGETNREWGEVIEMAPEVKQRVDSIWAQLGID, from the coding sequence ATGAAATATAAAGACTTGAGAGATTTCATTGATTTGTTAGAGCAGCGTGGAGAGCTTAAGCGAATCAGTGTAGAAGTATCTACCGAACTGGAAATGACCGAAATATGCGACCGCACCCTAAAGGCGGGCGGTCCAGCATTACTGTTCGAGAATGTTAAAGGCCATTCTATGCCAGTGCTAGGTAACTTATTTGGCACGCCAGAGCGAGTGGCACTGGGCATGGGTCAGGAGTCGGTGTCGGCCTTGCGTGAAGTAGGCACTTGGCTGTCTTACCTTAAAGAACCTGAACCACCCAAGGGTTTAAAAGAGCTTTGGGAAAAGCTGCCAATATTTAAGCAAGTGCTTAATATGCCAACTAAAAAGCTCCGCTCCGCTCCTTGCCAAGAAGTTGTATGGAGTGGCGATGAGGTCGATTTAGATAAACTGCCTATTCAGCATTGCTGGCCTGGCGATGTAGCGCCTTTGGTTACGTGGGGGCTCACCATTACCCGCGGCCCCTATAAAAAACGCCAAAACCTGGGCATTTATCGCCAGCAAAAACTCGCCAAAAACAAATTGATTATGCGCTGGCTATCGCATCGTGGTGGCGCGATAGACTTTCGTGAATTCCAAGAGCTTAATCCTGGGAAACCTTATCCAGTATCAGTGGCTTTGGGCGCCGACCCTGCGACCATTTTGGGTGCAGTAACGCCGGTACCAGATACCCTATCTGAATATGCTTTTGCTGGCCTGCTAAGGGGCGGTAGAACTGAAACGGTTAATTGTATTAGCAATGATTTGGAAGTCCCTGCTAGCGCCGAAATAGTCTTAGAAGGTTATCTAGAACCCAATGAAACGGCACCAGAAGGACCTTATGGTGACCACACCGGCTATTACAACGAAGTGGACGAGTTTCCAGTATTCACCATCACGCATATCACGATGCGTAAAGATCCCATTTACCACAGCACCTACACCGGACGTCCACCCGATGAACCTGCTGTATTAGGCGTTGCCTTAAACGAGGTCTTTGTACCTATTTTACAAAAGCAGTTTCCAGAAATTGTGGATTTTTACTTGCCGCCAGAAGGCTGTTCTTACCGCATGGCCGTGGTTACCATTAAAAAGCAATATCCTGGTCATGCAAAACGGGTGATGTTGGGAGTGTGGTCGTTCTTACGCCAGTTTATGTACACTAAGTTTGTCATCGTTTGTGATGATGATATCAACGCGCGCTCTTGGCAGGATGTAATATGGGCTATTACTACGCGAATGGATCCATCGCGCGATACCACCTTAATCGACCATACGCCTATCGATTACTTGGATTTTGCTTCACCAGTCTCTGGTTTAGGCTCCAAAATGGGTATGGATGCGACCAATAAATGGCCCGGTGAAACTAATCGAGAATGGGGCGAAGTGATTGAAATGGCTCCCGAAGTGAAACAGCGTGTTGATAGTATTTGGGCGCAATTAGGCATAGACTAA
- the purK gene encoding 5-(carboxyamino)imidazole ribonucleotide synthase: MNKIWILGAGQLGAMLKHAAQPLNIEVRPVETDETATFDIAANDIITVEREHWPVTPATEQLTQHSSFLNGPALAELADRASQKKLLDRLGLATAPWVDVKQGHSAEQLFAELGERVLLKQRSGGYDGKGQHWLKLSGSAEQRAIPQDWLDHCIAEQAIAFDEEVSLIGMRHANGDTAFYPLAINQHHEGILLATVSPVASKASLQGQAENMLGKLMDSLDYVGVMTMECFQVGDKLLINEIAPRVHNSGHWTQAGSSLSQFEAHIRAVADLPLVQPLVKTQSVMLNLIGVEYNQQWLSVPGVEVFWYGKEVRAGRKVGHINISIAERSQLLASLAQLEPLMTPVYADAIAWLIKHLD; encoded by the coding sequence ATGAACAAGATTTGGATTTTAGGCGCAGGCCAATTAGGTGCCATGCTAAAACATGCCGCACAACCCTTAAACATTGAAGTGCGCCCAGTAGAAACTGACGAAACGGCTACCTTTGATATTGCTGCCAACGACATTATTACCGTTGAACGCGAGCATTGGCCAGTGACGCCAGCAACCGAGCAGCTTACTCAACATTCAAGCTTTCTTAATGGCCCAGCACTAGCTGAGCTGGCAGACCGCGCCAGCCAAAAGAAACTACTCGATCGCTTAGGCTTAGCCACAGCGCCTTGGGTAGACGTAAAACAAGGTCACAGCGCAGAGCAGTTATTTGCCGAGTTAGGTGAACGGGTATTGCTAAAGCAACGCTCTGGCGGCTACGACGGCAAGGGTCAGCACTGGTTAAAACTAAGTGGTAGCGCTGAACAACGAGCCATTCCTCAAGATTGGTTAGATCATTGTATTGCGGAACAAGCGATTGCTTTTGATGAAGAAGTTTCACTGATTGGTATGCGCCACGCCAACGGTGACACTGCGTTCTACCCGCTAGCGATTAACCAGCATCATGAAGGCATTTTGTTAGCCACGGTGTCACCGGTTGCCAGTAAAGCGAGCCTGCAAGGCCAAGCTGAAAATATGCTTGGAAAGCTGATGGACTCGCTCGACTACGTGGGCGTAATGACTATGGAGTGCTTCCAGGTTGGCGATAAATTGCTGATTAATGAGATAGCTCCTCGAGTACATAACAGTGGCCACTGGACCCAAGCAGGCTCAAGCCTTAGTCAGTTTGAAGCGCATATTCGTGCGGTGGCAGACTTACCTCTAGTACAACCTTTAGTTAAAACCCAAAGCGTGATGCTTAACTTGATTGGTGTTGAATACAATCAGCAATGGCTAAGCGTGCCAGGGGTGGAAGTATTTTGGTATGGCAAAGAGGTTCGTGCGGGGCGCAAAGTGGGTCATATCAACATCAGCATTGCGGAGCGCTCGCAGCTGTTGGCTAGCTTAGCGCAATTAGAGCCGCTAATGACGCCAGTATATGCCGACGCAATAGCATGGTTAATTAAGCACCTAGACTAA
- a CDS encoding DMT family transporter — MSYEWLALLAAALWACTSLISVTPSRVMGAFAYSRWRMGLVSLMLLCAALYNNQWQMISMSQAALFALSGFIGVFVGDTALFACMNRLGPRRASLLFACHAAFSAFLGVWLFNEDLIGWPLLGAACLFLGVILAVSFGRRSEQHSWEKITGSVGVAVALGLTAALCQSLGTVMLKPLMSAPEYSAIDPVAGSALRMLSAFIAHWLLWLSGYKLARSLHSINPKLFLMIAANGFLAMAVGMTLMLFALRYGDVSVVALLSSTSPVLVLPLLWIVTKQAPTRSAWASAGLCVLGSALLIFG, encoded by the coding sequence TTGAGCTACGAATGGTTAGCCCTGCTGGCCGCCGCGCTGTGGGCATGTACCAGTTTAATCTCGGTAACACCTAGCAGAGTGATGGGTGCTTTTGCCTACAGCCGCTGGCGTATGGGCTTAGTTAGCCTAATGTTGCTTTGTGCCGCGCTATACAATAACCAATGGCAAATGATTAGCATGTCTCAGGCTGCCCTGTTTGCTTTGTCTGGGTTTATTGGTGTATTTGTTGGCGACACAGCATTGTTTGCTTGCATGAATCGCCTGGGCCCTCGTCGTGCTAGCCTGCTGTTTGCCTGCCATGCTGCCTTTTCTGCTTTTTTAGGGGTGTGGTTATTTAATGAAGATTTAATAGGATGGCCGCTACTAGGCGCAGCCTGTTTATTCCTAGGAGTGATTCTCGCAGTAAGCTTTGGCCGTAGGAGCGAACAACATAGCTGGGAAAAGATTACCGGTTCAGTTGGTGTAGCAGTGGCCTTGGGCTTAACCGCCGCATTGTGTCAAAGCCTCGGCACGGTGATGTTAAAACCCCTGATGAGTGCGCCAGAATACAGTGCAATAGACCCGGTAGCTGGCTCGGCGTTACGCATGCTCAGCGCCTTTATAGCTCACTGGCTATTATGGCTAAGCGGTTACAAGTTGGCGCGCAGCCTACACTCGATTAACCCAAAACTGTTTTTGATGATTGCCGCCAATGGCTTTTTAGCCATGGCGGTGGGCATGACATTAATGCTGTTTGCCCTGCGCTATGGCGATGTATCAGTGGTTGCGCTGTTGTCATCTACCTCTCCAGTGTTGGTGCTACCACTGTTATGGATAGTCACCAAACAAGCGCCCACACGCTCGGCATGGGCTAGTGCAGGCTTATGTGTATTGGGCAGTGCATTGTTAATCTTTGGCTAG
- the purE gene encoding 5-(carboxyamino)imidazole ribonucleotide mutase — MPQPQVAIIMGSKSDWPTMENAAEVLQQLGVEFEVEVVSAHRTPDKLMEFSANAAERGIKVIIGGAGGAAHLPGMVASKTRLPVLGVPVQSKALNGMDSLLSIAQMPKGVAVGTLAIGTAGAYNAGLFAAQILATTNPELAERIESFRTAQTESVLAHPDPRVAE; from the coding sequence ATGCCACAACCACAAGTTGCCATTATCATGGGGTCAAAAAGTGATTGGCCAACTATGGAAAACGCCGCCGAAGTACTACAACAATTAGGCGTTGAATTTGAGGTTGAAGTGGTTAGTGCTCACCGCACTCCCGACAAACTAATGGAATTTTCAGCCAATGCTGCCGAACGCGGTATTAAGGTAATTATTGGTGGTGCTGGCGGTGCTGCTCACCTACCTGGCATGGTGGCGTCTAAGACCCGTTTACCGGTACTTGGCGTACCGGTTCAAAGCAAAGCATTAAATGGCATGGACAGTTTGTTGTCGATTGCTCAAATGCCAAAAGGCGTAGCCGTAGGCACACTTGCCATTGGTACTGCTGGTGCATACAACGCAGGTTTATTTGCCGCGCAAATCCTAGCAACCACGAATCCAGAACTGGCTGAGCGTATTGAGTCTTTCCGCACAGCGCAAACTGAATCTGTACTGGCTCACCCTGATCCTCGCGTAGCTGAGTAG
- a CDS encoding 2Fe-2S iron-sulfur cluster binding domain-containing protein, translating into MASNFRVRLAQQEFSVEPQQTVLEAALAQGIDWPHRCRQGGCCSCLARCTSGEIIYHGMAPMLSEAEQAKGWFLACLASAKSDLNISLEG; encoded by the coding sequence ATGGCCAGCAATTTTCGAGTAAGGCTTGCACAACAAGAGTTTAGTGTAGAGCCCCAGCAAACAGTGCTTGAAGCAGCCTTAGCACAGGGTATTGATTGGCCACATCGTTGTCGCCAAGGTGGCTGCTGCAGTTGTTTGGCCCGGTGTACATCCGGCGAGATTATTTACCATGGAATGGCGCCAATGCTAAGTGAAGCAGAACAAGCCAAAGGTTGGTTCTTGGCTTGCTTAGCCAGTGCAAAATCAGATTTGAATATAAGTTTAGAAGGGTGA
- a CDS encoding GGDEF domain-containing protein, whose protein sequence is MLNNILNIGTRKGKRHAVRMTNLFVVIGLPLLALNVIVQALEHNITAVEFWLVNGLVVFAYTLTLLFNWLNQNDLARAWLLTVFILDITLASTRWFGIESFIFFHLIVIYPVAFLLWQEKPSIRNAILALISVAFFAVFYWPSDPMFPSDIEQKRSSMALVFVNCAILLSIIAKLFSIDTQRAHRHLAEQARIDPLTNILNRRELERQLDTQCESVFSMAVMLFDIDRFKQINDQYGHHTGDDALKHVVACVKQQLPEETMFARFGGDEFCILWPNCQRQHAQDLANIIVKKIAEKPCSVNNQNLAISISMGIAFETQRKDLSRLLIDADNAMYAAKRKGRNTFVTTWAQPSQAVPA, encoded by the coding sequence TTGCTCAACAATATACTTAACATAGGCACCCGCAAAGGAAAGCGCCACGCCGTTCGTATGACCAATCTATTTGTGGTTATAGGCCTGCCTTTACTTGCCCTAAACGTTATTGTTCAAGCTCTTGAGCACAACATTACGGCTGTTGAGTTCTGGTTAGTCAACGGCTTAGTGGTGTTTGCTTACACCCTTACACTGCTGTTTAACTGGTTAAATCAAAATGACCTAGCCAGAGCCTGGCTTTTAACGGTATTTATCCTCGATATTACCTTGGCCTCTACCCGCTGGTTTGGTATCGAGTCCTTCATCTTTTTCCATCTAATCGTTATTTATCCGGTGGCTTTTTTGCTATGGCAAGAAAAGCCGTCCATTCGCAATGCCATTTTAGCCTTAATCAGCGTGGCCTTTTTTGCAGTATTTTACTGGCCGAGCGATCCCATGTTCCCCAGCGATATCGAGCAAAAGCGTAGCTCAATGGCCTTGGTATTTGTTAATTGCGCCATTTTATTGAGCATTATAGCCAAGCTGTTTTCTATCGACACACAGCGCGCCCATCGCCACCTTGCCGAGCAAGCGCGCATCGATCCTCTAACCAATATCTTGAATCGCCGAGAATTAGAGCGCCAACTGGATACTCAATGTGAGTCGGTATTCAGCATGGCGGTAATGCTGTTTGATATTGATCGTTTTAAACAAATTAATGACCAATACGGCCACCACACCGGTGATGACGCGCTAAAACATGTTGTGGCTTGTGTGAAACAACAACTTCCTGAAGAGACAATGTTTGCCCGTTTTGGTGGTGATGAATTCTGCATTCTATGGCCCAATTGCCAACGCCAACATGCACAAGACCTAGCCAATATTATTGTTAAAAAGATTGCCGAAAAACCTTGCTCGGTTAACAACCAAAACCTTGCCATTAGCATTAGCATGGGCATTGCTTTTGAGACCCAAAGAAAAGATTTGTCACGCTTGTTGATCGACGCCGACAATGCCATGTATGCTGCCAAACGCAAAGGTCGCAATACCTTTGTCACCACTTGGGCACAACCAAGCCAAGCGGTACCCGCCTAA
- the gppA gene encoding guanosine-5'-triphosphate,3'-diphosphate diphosphatase, translating into MSKVSPLYAAIDLGSNSFHMLIVRELSGSVQTIAKVKRKVRLAAGLDANDKLDHASMVRGWQCLSLFAEQLRDIPEAQIKIVATATLRRATNADEFLQQAEKILNHKIHIISGETEAKIIYRGVAHTSSGSGKRLVIDIGGASTELVVGEQSEALLLNSLDMGCVTWLKRFFQQELSEANFELAINAAKDVISPVLSDYRRLGWQSSVGASGTIQALLEIVTAQGLDERITYSKLKAIQQQVVACGSLEKLEIQGLLEERKPVFASGLAILIALFESLQIESLSLAGGALREGLVYGLLSQKETSSVRARTVESFVKRHRIDKQHAERVANCALTMAQQVTPQLSNRALSLLKWAAMFHEVGLNIEFKKAPQHAAYIIDHSDLPGFTSAQKHFVSCLLLNQRGDWQSELLAQQNALEKPEAQVLARLLRIAIIVCMRRTEGSVPKISLFQAEEDWRLCFPPTWNEQHPLRAAELDLEAKVQSQAGYPLEIIEALC; encoded by the coding sequence GTGTCTAAAGTTTCACCCCTATATGCAGCCATTGATTTAGGTTCCAACAGCTTCCACATGTTAATTGTGCGGGAGCTAAGTGGAAGTGTGCAAACCATTGCCAAGGTGAAAAGAAAAGTGCGCTTAGCCGCTGGCTTAGATGCTAACGATAAGCTCGACCACGCATCTATGGTGCGTGGCTGGCAATGCTTAAGTTTGTTTGCTGAGCAGCTAAGAGACATTCCAGAAGCGCAAATCAAAATAGTTGCCACCGCAACCTTGCGTCGTGCGACAAACGCTGATGAGTTTTTGCAGCAAGCCGAAAAAATCCTCAACCACAAAATCCACATTATTAGTGGCGAAACCGAAGCTAAAATAATTTACCGCGGCGTGGCACATACCAGCAGCGGCAGTGGCAAGCGTTTAGTTATTGATATTGGCGGTGCCAGTACCGAGCTAGTGGTGGGAGAGCAAAGCGAAGCCTTGCTACTTAATAGCCTAGACATGGGCTGTGTTACTTGGCTAAAACGTTTCTTTCAACAAGAACTCAGCGAAGCCAATTTTGAGCTCGCCATTAATGCGGCTAAAGACGTCATTAGCCCAGTGCTCAGTGATTACCGTCGACTAGGCTGGCAAAGCAGTGTTGGCGCCTCTGGCACCATTCAAGCATTGTTAGAAATTGTTACCGCTCAAGGTCTCGATGAACGCATCACCTATTCAAAACTAAAAGCTATTCAACAACAAGTTGTGGCTTGTGGTTCACTTGAAAAGCTTGAAATTCAAGGCCTGTTAGAAGAACGCAAGCCAGTATTCGCCTCAGGTTTAGCGATATTAATTGCCCTGTTCGAAAGCCTGCAAATAGAGTCACTTTCTTTAGCGGGAGGTGCCTTACGTGAAGGCTTGGTATATGGCTTACTTAGCCAAAAAGAGACCAGCAGTGTTAGAGCTCGCACCGTAGAAAGCTTCGTAAAACGCCACCGCATCGACAAGCAACACGCCGAGCGCGTGGCAAACTGCGCATTAACTATGGCGCAACAAGTAACACCTCAGCTTAGTAATCGCGCCTTAAGCCTATTGAAGTGGGCAGCCATGTTCCACGAAGTCGGTTTGAATATTGAGTTTAAAAAAGCGCCACAACACGCCGCTTACATCATTGATCACTCAGATTTACCCGGCTTCACCAGTGCACAAAAACACTTTGTATCCTGTTTGTTGTTAAACCAACGGGGGGATTGGCAAAGCGAACTGCTTGCCCAGCAAAATGCTTTAGAAAAACCCGAAGCCCAAGTGCTCGCAAGGTTGCTACGCATTGCCATTATTGTGTGTATGCGTCGCACCGAAGGTAGTGTGCCTAAGATTAGCTTGTTTCAAGCTGAAGAGGATTGGCGGCTGTGTTTCCCTCCCACCTGGAATGAACAACATCCTTTACGCGCAGCTGAACTAGACCTAGAGGCAAAAGTACAAAGCCAAGCGGGTTACCCCTTAGAGATAATTGAAGCGCTTTGCTAG
- the trxA gene encoding thioredoxin TrxA, with amino-acid sequence MSDKLVQLSDDSFDADVLNSSTPVLVDFWAEWCGPCKMIAPILDEVADEYDGKVVIGKLNIDQNAGTPPKFGIRGIPTLLLFKDGKVAATKVGALSKAQLTAFLDENL; translated from the coding sequence ATGAGCGATAAATTGGTTCAGCTGAGCGATGACAGCTTCGACGCAGACGTACTAAACTCAAGCACACCAGTACTAGTTGATTTCTGGGCTGAGTGGTGTGGACCTTGTAAAATGATTGCCCCTATCCTTGACGAAGTTGCTGACGAGTACGACGGCAAAGTAGTGATAGGTAAGCTAAACATCGACCAAAACGCTGGCACGCCGCCAAAGTTTGGTATTCGCGGAATTCCAACTTTACTGCTGTTTAAAGACGGTAAAGTAGCTGCTACTAAGGTTGGCGCACTGTCTAAAGCCCAATTAACAGCGTTTTTAGACGAAAACCTGTAG